A single window of Flavobacterium aestivum DNA harbors:
- a CDS encoding TROVE domain-containing protein has protein sequence MKFNFLSKQKTTIVNHENAKAFPLTAEYELYAAVVTTSLSDSFYEKDTTRLERIKSLIQKCNPVFVAKLAVYARNEMHMRSVPLVLVVELAKIYSGDSLISKMITHVIQRADEITELLAYYQMANDRNGVKKLNRLSKQIQKGLAVSFNKFDEYQFAKYNRDGVVKLKDALFLVHPKAKDEAQQELFNKIVSDTLETPYTWETELSQLGQFKYSNEAEKQKAFTQKWEELIDSNKIGYMALMRNLRNILEANVSGFHVLKVCDYLSNEKAVLNSKQLPFRFLAAYRELKELKSKYTAMVLDALEDAVMISAKNIKGFDINTAVVVACDVSGSMQQPISPKSKVLLYDIGLMLGMLMKSRCQNVVSGMFGDTWKIINMSKRNVLSNVNEYYKREGEVGYATNGYLVLEDLINRKQVVDKVMLFTDVQMWNSNQTNHTFSNSWEKYKKMAPNAKLYLFDLAGYGQQPINIQKNDVYLIAGWSDKVFDVLHALVDKSSVLNYINRIEL, from the coding sequence ATGAAATTCAATTTTTTGTCAAAACAAAAAACTACTATAGTTAATCACGAAAATGCAAAAGCTTTTCCATTAACAGCAGAATATGAATTGTATGCGGCAGTTGTAACAACAAGTTTGAGCGACTCATTTTATGAAAAAGATACAACACGATTGGAACGAATAAAAAGTTTAATCCAAAAATGTAATCCGGTATTTGTGGCAAAGCTTGCTGTTTATGCTCGTAACGAAATGCATATGCGTTCAGTGCCATTGGTTTTGGTTGTTGAGTTGGCTAAAATATATTCAGGTGATTCATTAATCAGTAAAATGATAACACACGTAATTCAGCGTGCTGATGAAATAACAGAGCTTTTGGCTTACTACCAAATGGCAAATGATCGAAATGGTGTTAAAAAATTAAACCGTTTGTCTAAACAAATACAAAAAGGTCTGGCTGTTTCTTTCAATAAATTTGATGAGTACCAGTTTGCAAAATACAATCGCGACGGTGTGGTTAAATTAAAAGACGCCTTGTTTTTGGTACACCCAAAAGCAAAAGACGAAGCGCAACAAGAATTGTTTAACAAAATAGTAAGCGATACTTTAGAAACACCTTATACTTGGGAAACTGAGTTGTCACAATTAGGTCAGTTCAAATACTCGAATGAAGCCGAAAAGCAAAAGGCATTCACTCAAAAATGGGAGGAATTGATCGATAGCAACAAAATAGGTTATATGGCTTTGATGCGAAATTTGCGAAATATATTAGAAGCCAATGTTTCAGGTTTTCATGTATTAAAAGTATGTGACTATCTTTCGAATGAAAAAGCAGTTTTGAATTCAAAACAATTGCCTTTCCGATTTTTAGCCGCTTACCGTGAATTGAAAGAATTGAAATCGAAGTACACAGCCATGGTTTTAGATGCTTTGGAAGATGCAGTAATGATAAGCGCTAAGAATATAAAAGGTTTTGATATAAATACTGCTGTTGTGGTTGCCTGTGACGTTTCGGGTTCTATGCAGCAGCCAATTTCACCAAAAAGTAAAGTTTTGCTTTATGATATTGGTTTAATGTTGGGTATGTTAATGAAAAGCCGTTGCCAGAATGTGGTAAGTGGTATGTTTGGCGACACTTGGAAAATCATCAATATGTCAAAACGAAACGTATTGTCTAATGTAAACGAATACTACAAACGCGAAGGCGAGGTAGGTTATGCTACCAATGGTTATTTGGTTTTAGAAGATTTGATAAACCGAAAACAGGTTGTAGATAAAGTAATGTTGTTTACTGACGTTCAGATGTGGAACAGCAACCAAACCAATCATACCTTTAGTAATTCTTGGGAAAAATATAAAAAGATGGCTCCAAATGCTAAATTGTATTTGTTTGATTTGGCAGGTTACGGTCAACAGCCAATAAACATTCAGAAAAATGATGTTTATTTAATAGCCGGTTGGTCCGATAAAGTGTTTGATGTATTGCATGCCTTAGTAGATAAAAGCAGTGTTTTGAATTACATTAACCGAATAGAATTGTAA
- a CDS encoding reverse transcriptase domain-containing protein gives MEYSIERVTEAYNKLRAYIYYDSGELLLREKIVVFETGLSNAPDNLFKVYKNKDYFKYIKDEDGNFIPNYKGKITLEMKLQVITDRLNNYHREPDFFDKFINEVDVKIFPKVFVTDNFSNKIVSNQRVKEKYSLEKATAFIDTSIEIHILSVLWILNQGVKIDSDLLPECIGNRLLLNKNKDSVIKGSSLFKPYFKQYQKWRDGAVEIAKDLLSQNKNALFLNLDIKDYFYSVRVDIDKFPIGNRRLGVTSRQYNLNKILLKVHKDYTLIITDKFKLPYDFIDEVVDAKGNFNKVILPIGLLSSYVLANDYLKEFDKVIIEKFKPAYYGRYVDDILLVLSEPNPLSFSQKNFFSDFNFSFSDYKKKINENKNKFYDVNFDESKLSQIELYILNNFNKIVSLVDNPFYDKKNNEECICDDTIERIFKVNGYPSLFFQSSKTLLHYFDKDESSIVIDKLKKELKEKSSEFRDMPNEQDDSNNFEESAYYLQYDGTDGKIKTLKDYKEDRFGLSVYLSHKINFALRNQKMISEEEQDKIIKFFRGENCLALYKLWEKILTLLLINNQPKYYMNFLFHCIEQIDKIESNRKYSDIIVSNLKETMINYLFCAHEVSLSLNLNFLNSNIGISREYVFKSNHFKNNIHTMFFSNLDFIKPNSLIAKRYRKANMIRHHYVVIPLLNYTIQSKKSHINLVDKKLHIESYKIDKKLLKNSPRPIRFWECCIASSFQQFYKFSQIKNLCANNEGYIETEILFDIEKIEEEFVFNDETLENELGYTKIKQNYLDIAFEFYIEGNQNHSNDYDDYEELKKKFYNFFDNKFEVDKENTIRKPKISFANTEILEENILKSILRSPNLTSERYNKLALILKKAREENTDILLFPECFVPFNLLSTLARYSSDNQSLLVSGLEHLTINKTSFNFVVSIIPVEVNGIKDAIVVLRLKKNYSPGEEFLINKNHLLVPKSKQEIQITNWRNIYFSVCYCFEMANITHREQLKSKIDLLIAIEWNKDVPYFSNIVESSSRDLHCYVAQVNTSNFGDTRLTQPKETAIKDILRLKGGINDVILVGEIDIKKLRDFQRIKSSINESKEFKPLPPDFLLEQVMKRINNR, from the coding sequence ATGGAATATTCAATAGAACGAGTAACAGAAGCATATAATAAATTAAGAGCTTATATTTATTATGATTCTGGAGAATTATTATTACGAGAAAAGATAGTTGTTTTTGAAACAGGATTATCGAATGCACCTGATAATTTGTTTAAGGTTTATAAGAATAAAGATTATTTCAAATATATTAAAGATGAAGATGGGAATTTTATTCCTAATTATAAGGGAAAAATTACCTTAGAAATGAAACTTCAAGTGATAACTGATAGATTAAATAATTATCATCGTGAACCTGATTTTTTTGATAAGTTCATTAATGAAGTTGATGTGAAAATTTTTCCTAAAGTATTTGTCACAGATAATTTTTCAAATAAAATAGTATCAAATCAAAGGGTTAAGGAAAAATATTCTTTAGAAAAAGCAACTGCTTTTATTGACACTTCAATAGAAATTCATATACTGTCTGTTTTATGGATTCTTAATCAAGGTGTTAAAATTGACTCTGATTTACTACCTGAATGCATTGGTAATAGACTATTGTTAAATAAAAATAAGGACAGTGTTATAAAAGGAAGTTCATTATTTAAACCATATTTTAAGCAATATCAAAAATGGCGTGATGGCGCCGTTGAAATAGCTAAAGACTTATTGTCACAAAATAAAAATGCGCTTTTTCTAAACTTAGATATTAAAGATTATTTTTATTCTGTTAGAGTTGACATTGATAAATTTCCAATAGGAAATAGGAGACTAGGTGTTACAAGTAGACAATATAATTTAAATAAGATATTATTAAAAGTTCATAAAGATTACACATTAATTATAACGGATAAATTTAAACTTCCATATGATTTTATTGATGAGGTAGTAGATGCAAAAGGAAATTTTAATAAAGTTATTTTGCCAATTGGTTTGCTTTCATCATACGTTTTAGCAAATGATTATTTAAAAGAATTTGATAAAGTAATAATCGAAAAATTTAAACCTGCATATTATGGAAGATATGTTGATGATATATTACTTGTTTTGTCCGAACCAAATCCTTTAAGCTTTAGCCAGAAAAATTTCTTTTCAGATTTTAATTTTTCATTTAGTGATTACAAAAAGAAAATCAATGAAAATAAAAATAAATTTTATGATGTAAATTTTGATGAATCAAAACTATCACAAATTGAATTATATATCTTAAATAACTTTAATAAAATTGTAAGCCTCGTTGATAATCCTTTTTACGACAAAAAAAATAACGAGGAATGTATTTGTGATGATACAATTGAAAGAATATTTAAAGTGAATGGTTATCCATCATTATTTTTTCAAAGTAGTAAAACTCTATTACATTATTTTGATAAAGATGAATCAAGTATAGTTATAGATAAGCTTAAAAAGGAACTGAAAGAAAAATCAAGTGAGTTTAGAGATATGCCAAATGAACAAGATGATTCTAATAATTTTGAAGAAAGTGCCTATTATCTACAATATGATGGTACAGACGGGAAAATAAAAACTTTAAAAGATTATAAAGAAGATAGATTTGGATTGTCGGTTTATTTATCTCATAAAATAAATTTTGCTTTACGAAATCAAAAAATGATTTCTGAAGAAGAACAAGATAAAATAATAAAATTTTTTAGAGGAGAAAACTGTTTAGCATTATATAAATTGTGGGAAAAAATATTGACACTTTTATTAATTAATAATCAGCCTAAATATTATATGAACTTTCTATTTCATTGTATAGAGCAAATAGATAAGATAGAATCAAATCGTAAATATTCAGATATCATTGTTTCAAATTTAAAAGAAACAATGATTAATTATCTTTTTTGTGCTCATGAAGTTTCCCTATCTCTTAATTTGAATTTTTTAAATAGTAATATTGGAATTTCTAGAGAGTATGTGTTTAAATCGAATCACTTTAAAAATAATATTCACACAATGTTTTTCTCTAATTTGGATTTTATTAAGCCAAATTCATTAATAGCAAAGAGATATAGAAAAGCAAATATGATTAGACATCATTATGTTGTAATTCCACTGTTAAATTATACAATACAAAGCAAGAAAAGCCATATTAATTTAGTTGATAAAAAACTTCATATTGAATCTTATAAAATAGATAAAAAATTGTTGAAAAATTCTCCAAGACCAATTAGGTTTTGGGAATGTTGCATTGCTTCTTCATTTCAGCAATTTTATAAATTTAGCCAAATAAAAAATTTATGTGCTAACAATGAAGGATATATAGAAACAGAGATATTATTTGACATAGAGAAAATAGAGGAAGAATTTGTTTTTAATGATGAAACTCTTGAAAACGAATTAGGTTATACAAAAATCAAACAAAATTATTTAGATATTGCTTTTGAGTTTTATATAGAAGGAAATCAAAATCACTCAAATGATTATGACGATTATGAAGAATTGAAAAAGAAGTTTTATAATTTTTTTGATAATAAATTTGAAGTAGATAAAGAAAATACAATAAGAAAACCGAAAATATCCTTTGCAAATACTGAAATATTAGAAGAAAATATTTTGAAAAGTATTTTGAGGAGTCCTAATTTAACTTCTGAAAGATATAATAAATTAGCTTTAATATTAAAAAAAGCTAGGGAAGAGAATACTGATATTTTATTGTTTCCGGAATGTTTTGTTCCATTTAATTTATTATCAACTTTAGCTAGATATTCGTCAGATAATCAATCGTTGCTGGTTTCTGGTTTAGAACATCTCACAATAAATAAAACATCATTTAATTTTGTTGTTTCCATAATTCCAGTTGAAGTAAATGGAATAAAAGATGCAATTGTAGTGTTGAGATTAAAGAAAAATTATTCACCAGGAGAAGAATTTTTGATTAATAAAAATCATTTGCTTGTACCAAAAAGCAAACAAGAAATTCAAATTACTAATTGGAGAAATATATATTTTTCAGTTTGTTATTGTTTTGAAATGGCCAATATTACCCATAGAGAGCAATTGAAAAGTAAAATTGATCTATTGATAGCAATTGAATGGAACAAGGATGTTCCTTATTTTTCAAATATCGTTGAATCATCGTCTAGAGATTTACATTGTTATGTTGCTCAAGTTAATACAAGTAATTTCGGTGATACAAGACTTACTCAGCCTAAAGAAACTGCTATTAAAGATATATTGAGATTAAAAGGAGGTATAAATGATGTAATTTTAGTAGGTGAAATTGATATTAAAAAGCTAAGAGATTTTCAAAGAATAAAATCCTCAATAAACGAAAGTAAAGAGTTTAAGCCATTACCACCAGATTTTCTTTTAGAGCAGGTTATGAAAAGAATAAATAATCGGTAG
- a CDS encoding TatD family hydrolase, with translation MKKYIDIGINLTNRQFQNDIDDVVQDAVDADVSQMILTGTSVRNSEESAKIARQYPGVLYATAGIHPHDAKSYDAQSISKLKNLLQHKHVVAVGECGLDFDRDFSPRDKQEECYKAQLELAIEVQKPLFLHERAAFSRFMSITNDYLPKLPKAVVHCFTGTLQEAKTYLDNGFYLGFTGAISDTRRFSYLKEVIQYVPLERMMIETDAPFMLPKNVPNNLLKKYHERRCEPAFLPYVAGTIAQFKGITLDKVAEETTQNAKSFFGI, from the coding sequence ATGAAAAAATACATAGACATAGGAATTAATTTAACCAATAGACAATTCCAAAACGACATAGACGATGTTGTACAAGACGCTGTAGATGCCGATGTATCGCAAATGATACTAACCGGCACAAGTGTACGAAATAGTGAAGAATCTGCTAAAATTGCGAGGCAATACCCGGGTGTATTGTATGCGACAGCAGGGATTCACCCGCATGATGCGAAGAGCTACGATGCGCAGAGTATTTCGAAATTAAAGAATTTATTACAGCACAAACATGTAGTTGCTGTTGGCGAATGCGGACTCGATTTTGATCGTGATTTTTCGCCTCGAGATAAGCAGGAGGAATGTTATAAAGCCCAGTTAGAATTGGCAATAGAAGTCCAGAAGCCTTTGTTTTTGCACGAAAGAGCCGCTTTCAGCAGATTTATGAGTATTACAAACGACTATCTGCCGAAATTGCCAAAAGCCGTAGTGCATTGTTTTACTGGAACTTTGCAGGAAGCCAAAACCTATCTTGATAACGGATTTTATTTGGGTTTTACAGGAGCGATTTCTGACACGAGACGTTTTAGTTATTTAAAAGAAGTCATCCAGTACGTACCGCTCGAACGAATGATGATTGAAACCGATGCGCCCTTTATGCTTCCTAAAAATGTCCCAAACAATCTTTTGAAAAAATACCACGAACGACGTTGCGAACCTGCTTTTCTGCCGTATGTAGCCGGAACGATTGCACAGTTTAAAGGTATTACTTTAGATAAAGTGGCAGAGGAAACGACCCAAAATGCAAAAAGCTTTTTTGGGATTTAG
- a CDS encoding RtcB family protein, whose translation MNTQINGFELLELGFPEGKAIGIALKINSKRHGFKRDEMITNFKNVLEAPENYIDDAIFNKLAVFLIEKANEKPEDFIALNQSPNAYSAYGLEHIEDGARKQMEVAMKLPVTVAGALMPDAHQGYGLPIGGVLATKNAIIPYGVGVDIGCRMALSVYDIPEDFYFENEAKFKKELIANSIFGAGHGFHGQYKSDHAVLENETFNMNPFVKNLKDKAWSQLGSSGGGNHFVEFGIMEFAKDDAVLNIPKGKYVALLTHSGSRGMGATIAGQYTKIAKDVCKLPDVAKNLAYLDMNSQLGQEYWLAMNLAGDYASACHEIIHKKMEKALGATILARVENHHNFAWKEIWNGEEVIVHRKGATPAGKGVMGIIPGSMTAPGFLVRGKGEENAINSASHGAGRQMSRTQAIKNITQTEMKTILKDHGVTLIGAGLDEAPMAYKDINLVMEAQQDLVDVVAKFTPKLVRMADDGSRED comes from the coding sequence ATGAATACACAAATCAACGGATTTGAATTATTAGAATTAGGATTTCCAGAAGGAAAAGCAATCGGAATTGCCTTAAAAATAAACAGTAAAAGACACGGATTTAAACGTGACGAAATGATTACCAATTTTAAAAACGTACTGGAAGCTCCAGAAAATTATATAGACGATGCTATTTTCAATAAACTAGCGGTTTTCTTAATCGAAAAAGCGAATGAAAAACCAGAAGATTTTATTGCTTTAAACCAAAGCCCGAATGCTTATTCAGCTTACGGTTTAGAACATATTGAAGACGGTGCCAGAAAGCAAATGGAAGTTGCCATGAAATTGCCTGTTACCGTTGCCGGAGCTTTAATGCCGGATGCACATCAAGGTTATGGATTACCGATTGGTGGAGTTTTAGCCACTAAAAATGCTATTATTCCCTACGGAGTTGGAGTCGATATTGGTTGTAGAATGGCATTGTCGGTTTATGATATTCCGGAAGATTTTTACTTTGAAAATGAAGCCAAATTCAAGAAAGAATTAATCGCGAATTCTATTTTTGGAGCAGGTCACGGTTTTCACGGTCAGTACAAATCAGATCATGCGGTTTTGGAGAATGAGACTTTTAATATGAATCCGTTTGTGAAGAATTTAAAAGATAAAGCCTGGTCGCAATTAGGTTCATCTGGAGGAGGAAACCATTTTGTGGAGTTCGGAATAATGGAATTTGCAAAAGATGATGCTGTTTTGAATATCCCAAAAGGAAAATATGTTGCTTTATTAACGCATTCCGGTTCACGCGGAATGGGGGCAACCATTGCGGGACAGTATACCAAAATTGCCAAAGATGTTTGTAAACTTCCGGATGTGGCTAAGAATTTAGCTTATCTGGATATGAACTCACAATTGGGTCAGGAATATTGGCTGGCGATGAATCTTGCGGGTGATTACGCTTCGGCTTGTCACGAGATTATCCATAAAAAAATGGAAAAAGCTTTGGGAGCTACAATTTTAGCTAGAGTTGAAAACCACCATAATTTTGCTTGGAAAGAAATCTGGAACGGCGAAGAAGTAATCGTGCATAGAAAAGGAGCAACCCCAGCCGGAAAAGGCGTGATGGGAATCATTCCGGGAAGTATGACCGCACCGGGATTCTTGGTGAGAGGAAAAGGTGAGGAGAACGCCATAAATTCGGCATCACATGGAGCAGGAAGACAAATGAGCAGAACTCAGGCTATAAAAAACATTACGCAAACTGAGATGAAAACCATACTGAAAGATCATGGCGTTACGCTGATTGGTGCCGGACTTGACGAAGCGCCAATGGCTTATAAGGATATCAATCTGGTGATGGAAGCACAACAGGATTTGGTAGACGTTGTAGCCAAGTTTACGCCGAAATTAGTGAGAATGGCTGATGATGGGAGTAGAGAAGATTAG